Part of the Geoalkalibacter ferrihydriticus DSM 17813 genome is shown below.
ATATTTTTTTTACTACCCAGCTTTTCACATCCATTTACTGACGCACATTGGCCAAACCTAAGCCTGTGCTTCTGCAAGCACTTCTCGACCCGGTCTTTACAGAACTGCGAAATAGAACACAAGTTTGCTTTTTAGCGCAGGGGCAAGTGCGCAACCGCACACCCTAGAACGGTTCAAAAATTCGTTGTTTTTTCGTTTTGTCTGTGGTTTCTTGACGCGTCCTTCAGGCAGAGTCGGAAATCTCTTAAACCCTCGCACAAGGAAAGTTAAATGCTTTTTTATGCAGATCACCTGCAATCCACCGGGACAATTATCATTTCGGAAGGGAGTTGATCGTGAAAAATCATATCTGGCGCCCCCTCTATGTCGTGCTGGCTCTGGTCGTCGTCATCCTGATCGGCCGCGCCTTTTATGTGCCAAAGGATTTCGGCGTCCACGGCGGTGAAGGCTACATGTACGGTTGGTACCGGGCGAGCAATGTCGAGGAATGGAAAGAGTTCCCCTCCCTTTACCGTTCCATGACCTACTGCGCTGACTGCCACATGGACAAGACGGACCTTGCCCCGACCTCCATGCACGGCGCGATCCAGTGCGAAAACTGCCATGGTCCAGCCCTCAACCATCCCGAGGATCCGGTGCAACTCACCATCGACCGCAGCCGCGAGCAATGCCTGCGCTGCCATGCCCGCTTGCCCTACCCGGGCAGCGACCGCGGAAAGCTGTCTGGGATCGAACCCGATGAGCACAATCCGGGCATGTCCTGTGTTGATTGCCACGATCCCCACAATCCAAGCCTGGAGGAGATGTAGTCATGAAGCGTCGTGATTTTCTCAAAGGCACAGCCGTTGCCGTCGTCGGAGCGAGCGCACCCCTGGC
Proteins encoded:
- a CDS encoding cytochrome c3 family protein, whose product is MKNHIWRPLYVVLALVVVILIGRAFYVPKDFGVHGGEGYMYGWYRASNVEEWKEFPSLYRSMTYCADCHMDKTDLAPTSMHGAIQCENCHGPALNHPEDPVQLTIDRSREQCLRCHARLPYPGSDRGKLSGIEPDEHNPGMSCVDCHDPHNPSLEEM